In one window of Leptospira sp. WS92.C1 DNA:
- a CDS encoding DUF1566 domain-containing protein — MKEILTVATLIVCLVSCGAKNSSASAGALYNVFLTLLGKPGDSNISDPGNASGQVLSFSPGESVDLNGGSQGGSATGVVVDPSGNGSASGISVNGNGVPQILFVNNAQGNPIGVDVNGNGTADYYLCAGGGGLITLTTGLNCTGNTVTVYPGLGYDENGDGVVDNPILALIANDFHPPISSIYPPAGLYGGAQTVTVTCADNLAPGNLVYSLDGATPAFSPLAGFVKNPTQTSFAVGAFGEGIYTVQYRCRDLAGNLEGVQSAVYEVNHGLPNVTIDGGANTGYVSAANGAVNSISVFWKSSQSGLFTVRANGTGCSSGGILSNGSVSANASNTLTIPAASLSLGSNSIFICVTAGFTGQGSLTVVRDDTAPTVVSDPPAGNYGNDQSVFLKCNDNSGVSCSVTAYTIDGSTPVIAGSSGAIFAGTEYAISNPTPISVLNGTLNRIIQFVARDRAGNLSSVNTSVYSVNASLPVLTVTSTTPARYANSLVIDDTIAPQVSWVADGNKVNYILKRSNASACSVCEVSGVANCPVGKVRDTSGVLYSTLADCNCNRGFSLIGSNSNASGNLALSGSVAVVSQIDNLNFPLGRSQLLLCVANAAAGFGPQFASSAIDVWKDLEDPQASQITPVVNGHNIKPDPSEIVIEFSEPMKVSATVPLVLKVQFFKGTVWENFTFDFEPVPAWNDAHTVLTFRLPWVRFPENAFLKWEIDPASLTDVADHPVQSNDAGGKLAAAFLTGSYFGTRDAAFKTSVAKTGQTLCYTQTGSNPSSCLNNSAVLFGTPRRGQDAHFQFGVNHLNKTILATHEDFPLDTSTQDNRTTLIWQTNYDTTRKSFQNALQTCSGLNRKNQEVTSAGIVYHGYANRTDWRLPSVEELETIAAYDGISLLAFDSSCSQVGGQRDFWSSSFFTSNLNNAWYVDFCEKNVFYNSLSVTKRVRCVSGNVPSLAP; from the coding sequence ATGAAAGAAATTTTGACTGTCGCCACTTTGATCGTTTGTTTGGTTTCGTGCGGCGCGAAGAATTCGAGTGCGAGTGCGGGCGCTTTGTATAATGTTTTTTTAACTCTTTTAGGCAAACCAGGTGATTCAAATATTTCCGATCCGGGCAACGCTTCCGGTCAGGTTTTGTCGTTTTCTCCGGGCGAGTCGGTGGATTTGAACGGAGGTTCTCAAGGAGGATCGGCTACAGGGGTCGTTGTCGATCCCAGCGGGAACGGGAGCGCCTCCGGGATTTCCGTGAACGGGAACGGTGTTCCGCAGATTCTCTTTGTCAACAATGCGCAAGGAAATCCGATCGGTGTGGATGTGAACGGGAACGGAACCGCGGACTATTATCTTTGTGCTGGAGGGGGAGGTTTGATCACTTTGACTACGGGATTGAACTGCACCGGTAACACGGTTACGGTTTATCCAGGTTTGGGTTATGACGAAAACGGGGATGGGGTTGTGGACAATCCGATTTTGGCTTTGATTGCGAACGATTTTCATCCTCCGATTTCTTCCATCTATCCTCCTGCCGGTTTGTATGGTGGCGCACAAACGGTGACGGTCACTTGTGCGGACAATTTGGCTCCGGGGAATTTGGTTTATTCTTTGGACGGTGCGACTCCCGCGTTTTCTCCGCTCGCGGGTTTTGTTAAAAATCCGACGCAGACGAGCTTTGCGGTCGGCGCCTTTGGGGAAGGAATTTATACGGTTCAATATCGTTGTCGGGATCTTGCGGGAAATTTGGAAGGGGTTCAGTCCGCCGTGTATGAGGTGAATCACGGTCTTCCGAATGTCACCATAGACGGTGGAGCGAACACCGGTTATGTGAGCGCCGCGAACGGAGCCGTAAATTCGATTTCGGTTTTTTGGAAGAGCAGTCAGAGCGGTTTGTTTACGGTCCGCGCCAATGGCACCGGTTGTAGTAGCGGCGGAATTTTGAGCAATGGTTCGGTTTCGGCTAACGCGTCCAATACTCTGACGATCCCGGCGGCTTCGTTGAGTCTGGGCTCCAATTCTATCTTTATCTGTGTGACCGCGGGGTTTACGGGTCAAGGAAGTCTTACGGTGGTTCGAGACGATACTGCGCCCACGGTTGTTTCCGATCCTCCTGCGGGAAATTATGGAAACGACCAGAGCGTTTTTTTGAAGTGCAACGATAACTCCGGGGTTTCTTGTTCCGTTACGGCTTATACGATCGACGGTTCGACTCCGGTGATTGCCGGTAGTTCGGGTGCGATTTTTGCGGGGACCGAGTATGCAATTTCCAATCCGACCCCGATTTCGGTTTTAAACGGAACCTTGAATCGCATTATCCAGTTTGTCGCTCGGGATCGTGCGGGGAATTTGAGTTCGGTGAATACTTCCGTTTATTCTGTGAACGCTTCTCTTCCGGTCCTCACCGTCACGAGTACGACTCCGGCTCGTTATGCCAATTCGTTAGTCATCGATGACACGATTGCTCCTCAGGTTTCCTGGGTTGCGGATGGGAATAAGGTGAATTATATTTTAAAAAGATCGAACGCTTCCGCTTGCTCTGTTTGTGAAGTGTCGGGTGTAGCGAATTGTCCCGTCGGTAAGGTGAGGGATACGTCGGGTGTTTTGTATTCCACCTTGGCGGATTGCAATTGCAACCGAGGTTTTTCTTTGATCGGTTCAAACTCGAATGCGAGTGGGAATTTGGCTTTGAGCGGTTCCGTTGCGGTCGTTTCTCAAATCGATAATTTGAATTTTCCCTTGGGGCGGAGTCAATTGTTACTCTGCGTCGCCAATGCCGCCGCCGGTTTTGGTCCTCAGTTTGCCAGCAGCGCGATCGATGTTTGGAAAGATTTGGAAGATCCCCAAGCGAGTCAGATTACTCCTGTTGTTAACGGTCATAATATCAAACCGGATCCTTCGGAGATCGTGATTGAATTTAGCGAACCGATGAAAGTGAGCGCTACGGTCCCGCTTGTCTTGAAGGTTCAATTTTTTAAAGGGACTGTCTGGGAGAATTTTACTTTTGATTTCGAGCCGGTTCCTGCGTGGAACGACGCCCATACGGTTTTGACCTTCCGTTTGCCTTGGGTTCGATTTCCGGAAAACGCATTTTTGAAGTGGGAGATCGATCCGGCTTCTCTTACCGACGTTGCCGATCATCCCGTTCAGAGTAACGATGCCGGCGGGAAGCTCGCGGCCGCATTTTTGACGGGCTCTTACTTTGGAACCCGGGACGCCGCTTTTAAGACCTCGGTTGCCAAAACGGGGCAGACGTTGTGTTATACTCAGACCGGGTCCAACCCCAGTTCTTGTCTGAATAACAGCGCCGTTTTATTCGGGACCCCTCGTAGGGGTCAGGACGCCCATTTTCAGTTTGGCGTCAATCATTTGAACAAAACGATTCTGGCGACCCACGAAGACTTTCCTCTTGATACAAGCACCCAAGACAATCGTACGACGCTAATCTGGCAGACGAATTACGACACTACTCGGAAGAGTTTTCAAAACGCTTTGCAAACCTGCTCGGGTTTGAATCGGAAGAATCAGGAAGTAACAAGTGCGGGTATCGTTTATCACGGGTATGCGAATCGTACGGATTGGAGACTTCCTTCGGTAGAAGAATTGGAGACGATTGCAGCGTATGACGGAATTTCTTTGTTGGCTTTTGACTCTTCGTGCAGTCAGGTCGGAGGACAGAGAGACTTTTGGAGTTCGTCCTTTTTTACTTCGAATTTAAACAACGCGTGGTATGTGGACTTTTGCGAAAAGAATGTTTTTTACAATTCGCTTTCGGTCACGAAAAGGGTCCGCTGTGTGTCGGGTAACGTTCCGAGTTTGGCTCCGTAA
- a CDS encoding DUF1566 domain-containing protein has translation MKLYLKSFEVFILCCGLSVALVAQTPTSRFTDNEDGTVLDYRTGLLWQKCPAGLGSETADHVSTCGVRNTGHENGSSTVYSWVNALKYCNGSLSQKPPVLPAGKSWRLPNINELKSIVDRSQLNPAMDTSVLLIGGGEYFWSSTTTDSNRAAGWAVNFFYGTSYATGDKDFGYHVRCVSN, from the coding sequence ATGAAATTGTATTTAAAATCGTTTGAAGTTTTTATTCTTTGTTGTGGTTTGTCTGTCGCGTTAGTCGCTCAGACTCCGACCAGTCGTTTTACGGATAACGAAGACGGCACCGTATTGGATTATCGAACCGGGCTTTTGTGGCAGAAATGTCCCGCGGGTTTAGGTTCGGAAACCGCCGATCATGTTTCGACCTGCGGAGTGAGAAACACCGGCCATGAGAACGGTTCTTCCACAGTATATAGTTGGGTGAATGCATTGAAATACTGCAACGGTTCCTTGAGTCAAAAGCCTCCTGTTTTGCCTGCTGGTAAGTCTTGGCGATTGCCGAATATCAACGAGTTGAAAAGCATAGTGGATCGCTCTCAACTGAATCCTGCGATGGATACGAGTGTTCTTTTGATCGGTGGTGGGGAGTATTTTTGGTCTTCTACGACCACGGATTCGAATCGAGCTGCGGGTTGGGCTGTGAATTTTTTTTACGGCACCTCGTATGCGACGGGGGATAAGGATTTCGGATATCACGTTCGTTGTGTCAGCAATTGA